In one Myxococcus xanthus genomic region, the following are encoded:
- a CDS encoding OB-fold nucleic acid binding domain-containing protein, producing MTNENVPESAPPAPEGSVETVRKVYAADLREKDRVHTVFRVTKKEKVTARSGKVFVAATLVDKSGEVDARIFDQVDALEPVFQPGDFVLVQGNVIQFHGRTQVVVETLERLDPEPLDPKEFEPPPAPPAAEAKPAPETKAAPEAKAAPEAKAEKPEKADKGEARGNEGPGGARAAGLIREMVTERIGDTFVKQLLLAFLDDPKIATGLPVAQGVRGTHHAWRGGLAEHILSVMRLTLRVADQYPMADRDLLLAGALLQQVQKAADASETSDEGRLVGNLVLTAQKLREKALAIPGFPPLLEQHLTHLVISQHGDAQHGSPKSPVTLEAQIIHSLESLDARIASWLEAMQRDSHDKWTDVVRPYERQLWKGPSPTSRGRAPVEGGGRRKGREEKRKARAEKQQQPGTPAEGAPQQEQAQRPPRKERPPREERAREERPPRPPREERPPRDASSLPKELTFKPFSALTSLPSDSGNKGGEGSSES from the coding sequence ATGACCAACGAAAACGTGCCCGAGTCCGCGCCCCCCGCCCCGGAAGGTTCCGTGGAGACCGTCCGCAAGGTGTATGCGGCCGACCTGCGGGAGAAGGACCGCGTCCATACCGTCTTCCGCGTCACCAAGAAGGAGAAGGTGACCGCCCGCAGTGGCAAGGTGTTCGTCGCCGCCACGCTCGTCGACAAGAGTGGCGAGGTGGACGCGCGCATCTTCGACCAGGTCGACGCGCTCGAGCCCGTCTTCCAGCCGGGCGACTTCGTGCTCGTCCAGGGCAACGTCATCCAGTTCCACGGCCGCACCCAGGTCGTCGTCGAGACCCTGGAGCGCCTGGACCCAGAGCCCCTGGACCCCAAGGAGTTCGAGCCGCCCCCGGCCCCGCCCGCCGCCGAGGCGAAGCCCGCGCCGGAGACCAAGGCCGCCCCGGAGGCCAAGGCCGCCCCGGAAGCCAAGGCTGAGAAGCCCGAGAAGGCCGACAAGGGCGAGGCCCGCGGCAACGAGGGCCCGGGTGGCGCGCGCGCCGCCGGCCTCATCCGGGAGATGGTCACCGAGCGCATCGGCGACACCTTCGTGAAGCAGCTGCTGCTGGCCTTCCTGGACGACCCGAAGATCGCGACCGGCCTGCCGGTGGCCCAGGGCGTCCGGGGCACGCACCACGCGTGGCGTGGCGGACTGGCGGAGCACATCCTGTCGGTGATGCGGCTGACGCTCCGCGTGGCGGACCAGTACCCCATGGCGGACCGCGACCTGCTGCTGGCCGGCGCGCTGTTGCAGCAGGTGCAGAAGGCGGCGGACGCCTCCGAGACCTCCGACGAGGGCCGGCTGGTGGGCAACCTCGTCCTGACGGCGCAGAAGCTGCGCGAGAAGGCGCTGGCCATCCCCGGCTTCCCGCCGCTCCTGGAGCAGCACCTCACGCACCTGGTCATCTCCCAGCACGGCGACGCGCAGCACGGCAGCCCGAAGTCGCCGGTGACGCTGGAAGCGCAGATCATCCACTCGCTGGAGTCGCTGGACGCGCGCATCGCCTCGTGGCTGGAGGCCATGCAGCGCGACTCGCACGACAAGTGGACGGACGTGGTGCGCCCCTATGAGCGCCAGTTGTGGAAGGGCCCCTCGCCCACCTCGCGGGGCCGCGCCCCGGTGGAGGGGGGTGGCCGCCGCAAGGGCCGCGAGGAGAAGCGCAAGGCCCGGGCGGAGAAGCAGCAGCAGCCGGGTACCCCGGCCGAGGGCGCCCCGCAGCAGGAGCAGGCCCAGCGCCCGCCCCGCAAGGAGCGTCCGCCCCGCGAGGAGCGCGCGCGTGAGGAGCGCCCGCCCCGTCCGCCCCGCGAGGAGCGTCCGCCGCGTGACGCGAGCTCGCTGCCCAAGGAGCTGACCTTCAAGCCGTTCAGCGCGCTGACGTCGTTACCGTCCGATTCCGGCAACAAGGGCGGTGAGGGTTCCTCGGAGAGCTGA
- a CDS encoding HD domain-containing phosphohydrolase yields MVKRLGERLIEAGLVNAGAVEQALEHQKITGHKVGDCLVELGLLQEAALLRFLAAEFQTRFVSADKLAKARIATEVLDRLPVRLAEAQNVLPLAVDPERKLLSVVAAEPQNKSLMDEIALVTGMSEVYAYVGLRSAISAAIRKHYYGDPTAFAALLEGANAQGQAPAAPSRPGAPEHGRTYAGSGTGTGAGNRGGLSLNFRVETDARMRLQRGSSTGTPAVRPSTQRREPGGPRGLVSDSDYVETLGIMVGLLEQDRQRHRGHSAQLARQAGIVGQRMGMPHKELAALAIAAYLHDLGKPAERHFSLASNAVNPEWKAQAKVACRIPTRMFETVHLPAQTNTILAQMYEAWDGSGTPQGAKGEDITLGARILAAVDSFLELTKNPGNALGRVLPKEQALEHLRKYAGALYDPVVADIVIQLQSGELLRHRLESEGRQVLVVEPDETARGELLEAVLKQGLVAHALSTVEGAQDGLARQDCDVLVVSLRLGLQDVTDLLAQARSAPETAGLPIAVVGEPDNATRERLLMAGATDVLSPADKPAIAKTVQALYDDRVQHNGPGRVVRGSFDELPPRELLRTLGGGHKSGRLNLRQHTLEGYLHLERGRVVFASFGGHSGEPALQALLKLKQADFQYDPDALLLDVPQMDQDLAALAGGLNAG; encoded by the coding sequence ATGGTGAAGAGGTTGGGAGAGCGCCTCATCGAGGCGGGACTCGTCAACGCCGGGGCCGTGGAACAGGCCCTGGAGCACCAGAAAATCACCGGCCACAAGGTCGGTGATTGTCTGGTGGAGCTGGGACTGCTCCAGGAAGCGGCGCTGCTGCGCTTCCTGGCGGCGGAGTTCCAGACGCGCTTCGTCAGCGCGGACAAGCTGGCGAAGGCGCGCATCGCCACCGAGGTGCTGGACCGGCTTCCGGTGCGCCTGGCCGAGGCGCAGAACGTGCTGCCACTGGCGGTGGACCCGGAGCGCAAGCTGCTCTCCGTGGTCGCCGCCGAGCCGCAGAACAAGTCGCTGATGGACGAGATTGCCCTCGTCACGGGCATGTCGGAGGTCTACGCGTACGTGGGCCTGCGCAGCGCCATCTCCGCCGCCATCCGCAAGCACTACTACGGCGATCCCACCGCCTTCGCCGCGCTGCTGGAAGGCGCCAACGCCCAGGGCCAGGCCCCGGCCGCGCCGTCCCGCCCGGGCGCCCCGGAGCACGGACGCACCTACGCGGGCAGCGGCACCGGGACGGGCGCGGGCAACCGTGGCGGACTCAGCCTCAACTTCCGCGTGGAGACGGACGCGCGGATGCGGCTGCAACGCGGCAGCAGCACCGGCACCCCCGCGGTCCGCCCGTCCACCCAGCGGCGCGAACCCGGCGGGCCGCGCGGGCTGGTGAGCGACAGCGACTACGTGGAGACGCTGGGCATCATGGTCGGCCTGCTGGAGCAGGACCGGCAGCGCCACCGCGGGCACTCCGCGCAGTTGGCGCGGCAGGCCGGCATCGTGGGCCAGCGCATGGGCATGCCCCACAAGGAGCTGGCCGCGCTGGCCATCGCCGCCTACCTGCACGACCTGGGAAAGCCGGCGGAGCGGCACTTCTCGCTGGCGAGCAACGCCGTCAACCCGGAGTGGAAGGCGCAGGCGAAGGTGGCCTGCCGCATCCCCACCCGCATGTTCGAGACGGTGCACCTGCCCGCGCAGACGAACACCATCCTCGCGCAGATGTACGAAGCCTGGGACGGCTCCGGCACGCCCCAGGGCGCCAAGGGCGAGGACATCACCCTGGGCGCGCGCATCCTCGCCGCGGTGGACAGCTTCCTGGAGCTGACGAAGAACCCGGGCAACGCCCTGGGCCGCGTGCTGCCCAAGGAGCAGGCCCTGGAGCACCTGCGCAAGTACGCGGGCGCGCTCTATGACCCGGTGGTGGCGGACATCGTCATCCAGCTCCAGAGTGGTGAGCTGCTGCGCCACCGGCTGGAGAGCGAAGGCCGCCAGGTGCTCGTGGTGGAGCCGGACGAGACGGCGCGCGGCGAGCTGCTGGAAGCGGTGCTGAAGCAGGGCCTGGTGGCGCACGCGCTGTCCACCGTCGAGGGCGCGCAGGACGGACTGGCGCGGCAGGACTGCGACGTGCTGGTGGTGAGCCTGCGGCTGGGGCTGCAGGACGTGACGGACCTGCTGGCGCAGGCCCGCTCGGCGCCGGAGACGGCGGGTCTGCCCATCGCGGTGGTGGGCGAGCCCGACAATGCCACGCGGGAGCGCCTGCTCATGGCGGGCGCCACGGACGTGCTGTCGCCCGCGGACAAGCCCGCCATCGCGAAGACGGTGCAGGCCCTCTACGACGACCGGGTCCAGCACAACGGGCCGGGGCGCGTGGTGCGCGGCAGCTTCGACGAACTCCCCCCTCGCGAGCTGCTGCGCACGCTGGGCGGTGGCCACAAGAGCGGCCGGCTCAACCTGCGCCAGCACACGCTGGAGGGCTACCTGCACCTGGAGCGAGGCCGCGTCGTCTTCGCGTCCTTCGGTGGTCACTCAGGCGAGCCCGCGCTCCAGGCGCTGCTGAAGCTGAAGCAGGCGGACTTCCAGTACGACCCGGACGCGTTGCTGCTGGACGTGCCGCAGATGGACCAGGACCTCGCGGCCCTGGCCGGCGGCCTCAACGCAGGTTGA
- a CDS encoding TatD family hydrolase, protein MKFVDAHCHLEVKDYPDVVAVLDAARAAGLVHAVVVGQFHGPGNWGNALEVAAAHPEFLSPTLGIHPHEAARATEEDLATLERTCARPEVRAVGEAGLDYYYDHSPREAQAEVFRRQCALALRLGKPLVVHVRDAHDDCDAILGETGVAKGVIHCFTGDTDAARRYLDRGFLLSLSGVITYKKTEALQDAVRFAPLDRLMVETDSPYLAPVPHRGRKNQPSHVVETAKKVAELKGVTLEEVASVTTANAAALFNLNLR, encoded by the coding sequence ATGAAATTCGTCGACGCCCACTGTCACCTCGAGGTGAAGGACTACCCGGACGTCGTGGCCGTGCTCGACGCGGCTCGCGCGGCGGGGCTGGTCCATGCCGTCGTGGTGGGGCAGTTCCACGGCCCGGGTAACTGGGGCAACGCGCTGGAGGTGGCGGCGGCGCACCCGGAGTTCCTGTCGCCCACGTTGGGCATCCACCCGCACGAGGCCGCCCGGGCCACCGAGGAGGACCTGGCCACGCTGGAGCGCACCTGCGCGCGTCCCGAGGTCCGGGCGGTGGGGGAGGCGGGCCTGGACTACTACTACGACCACTCACCGCGTGAGGCGCAGGCGGAGGTCTTCCGGCGGCAGTGCGCGCTGGCGCTCCGGCTGGGCAAGCCGCTGGTGGTGCACGTGCGCGACGCGCATGACGACTGTGACGCCATCCTCGGCGAGACGGGCGTGGCGAAGGGCGTCATCCACTGCTTCACCGGTGACACGGACGCGGCGCGGCGCTACCTGGACCGGGGCTTCCTGCTGTCGCTGTCGGGCGTCATCACCTACAAGAAGACGGAGGCGCTCCAGGACGCGGTGCGCTTCGCGCCGTTGGACAGGCTGATGGTGGAGACGGACAGCCCGTACCTGGCGCCGGTGCCGCACCGGGGGCGGAAGAACCAGCCCTCGCACGTGGTGGAGACGGCGAAGAAGGTCGCCGAACTCAAGGGCGTGACGCTGGAGGAGGTGGCCTCGGTCACCACCGCCAACGCCGCCGCCCTCTTCAACCTCAACCTGCGTTGA
- a CDS encoding HEAT repeat domain-containing protein codes for MTDWRADRDRALLTLEREKRPAFRTEAALQLYHLASEVPEHAAEFLEALPRLLADKQVEVRRAGVSLASVVVPPAELPDLLIARLRDEEWQIRLEATGRLADLARPELRGALASMLEDGTFEVRFEAARGIASLHHAAGLEVLLEALDADLLRFRALGALAELGDARALPQVKKLFGRWLLPAFDKTQAAGVLAKLGDSDGPTYLIQRMAKKRWSPDRALAVELCGEVKVPGALERLKEVLDDVKDPCRGAAARGLGRLGDARALPWLVGLLQDAQASEDTRLDAADGLWRLGGAEAREAVRNAVSTFPSPEARAELEELLQEEP; via the coding sequence GTGACGGACTGGCGCGCCGACCGGGACCGGGCCCTCCTGACGCTGGAGCGCGAGAAGCGCCCGGCGTTCAGGACGGAAGCCGCGCTCCAGCTCTATCACCTCGCGTCGGAGGTCCCCGAGCACGCCGCCGAGTTCCTCGAGGCGCTCCCCCGGTTGTTGGCGGACAAGCAGGTGGAGGTGCGCCGCGCGGGGGTGAGCCTGGCCTCCGTGGTGGTGCCTCCGGCGGAGCTGCCGGACCTGCTCATCGCCCGGCTTCGGGACGAGGAGTGGCAGATTCGCCTGGAGGCCACCGGCCGGTTGGCAGACCTGGCCCGGCCGGAGCTGCGTGGGGCGCTGGCCTCCATGCTGGAGGATGGCACCTTCGAGGTCCGCTTCGAGGCGGCACGCGGCATCGCCAGCCTCCATCACGCCGCGGGGCTGGAGGTGTTGCTGGAGGCGCTGGACGCGGACCTGCTGCGCTTCCGGGCCCTGGGCGCGCTGGCGGAGCTGGGGGACGCGCGCGCGCTGCCCCAGGTGAAGAAGCTGTTCGGCCGGTGGCTTCTGCCCGCCTTCGACAAGACGCAGGCCGCCGGGGTGCTGGCGAAGCTGGGCGATTCGGACGGCCCGACGTACCTCATCCAGCGGATGGCGAAGAAGCGGTGGAGCCCGGACCGGGCCCTGGCCGTGGAACTCTGCGGCGAGGTGAAGGTACCCGGCGCGCTGGAGCGCTTGAAGGAAGTCCTGGACGACGTGAAGGACCCCTGCCGGGGCGCGGCCGCGAGAGGCCTGGGCCGGCTGGGCGATGCGCGGGCGCTGCCCTGGCTGGTCGGGCTGCTCCAGGACGCGCAGGCCTCCGAGGACACCCGATTGGACGCCGCTGACGGGCTGTGGCGCCTGGGCGGGGCTGAGGCGCGTGAGGCCGTTCGCAACGCGGTGAGTACCTTTCCCTCACCAGAGGCCCGCGCCGAACTGGAAGAGCTGTTGCAGGAGGAGCCATGA
- the metG gene encoding methionine--tRNA ligase, whose product MAERTLVTSALPYANGPLHIGHAVEYVQTDIYVRFLRSCGRDVVYFCADDTHGTPIELNAAKQGLKPEEFIARFHEEHQRDFHDLDVRFDYFHSTNSPENRQYAELIYGRLKEKGDIERRNIEQTYCENDRRFLPDRFIKGTCPNCKASDQYGDACEKCGKAYDPTDLIDARCALCGTPPVRKHSEHLFFKLSRHEDFLQDVLRKPGFIHPGLATQLQGFFEKGLSDWDISRDGPYFGFAIPGETDKYFYVWLDAPIGYIATTEKWAKETGKAKSALDYWSADADTRIIHFIGKDIVYFHALFWPAVLNVAGFHIPSEIKVHGHLMLNGEKMSKTRGTMVPVRDYLDQLDPSYLRYFYAANLGPGVEDLDLNLKDFRQRVNGELVNNVGNLANRALSLLAGPLEKRLAPGRAEGPGRELVEAALARVPEVRDAFDKLEYRSAIRVITEIASAANGFLQTAAPWAQVKKDAEVARADLSDAADVAYLLGALLAPVTPRLSEKLFAQLGAEPLTFQALEGAKYPLLDRSRPIGTPEPLLPRLEEERVNAIIKLPEGAAAPQAAEARPAKGAKTEKKPAEAPAATQAAAPSAGAAESPGEIEYDDFAKVVLKAGKVLAAEKVQKADKLLKLTVDVGEGSPRTIVSGIAEAFAPEALTGRNVVVVANLKPRKLKGIESRGMLLTAGPGGKELSLLDPGDVAPGSEVK is encoded by the coding sequence ATGGCTGAGAGAACCCTCGTCACCAGCGCGCTGCCCTACGCGAACGGCCCGCTCCACATCGGCCACGCCGTCGAGTACGTGCAGACCGACATCTACGTTCGTTTCCTCCGCTCGTGCGGCAGGGACGTCGTCTACTTCTGTGCCGATGACACCCACGGCACGCCCATCGAGCTGAACGCGGCGAAGCAGGGCCTCAAGCCCGAGGAATTCATCGCCCGCTTCCACGAGGAGCACCAGCGGGACTTCCACGACCTCGATGTCCGCTTCGACTACTTCCACTCCACCAACTCGCCGGAGAACCGCCAGTACGCGGAGCTCATCTACGGGCGGCTGAAGGAGAAGGGCGACATCGAGCGCCGGAACATCGAGCAGACCTACTGCGAGAACGACCGCCGCTTCCTTCCGGACCGCTTCATCAAGGGGACCTGCCCCAACTGCAAGGCTTCCGACCAGTACGGCGACGCCTGTGAGAAGTGCGGCAAGGCCTACGACCCCACGGACCTCATCGACGCGCGCTGTGCCCTGTGTGGCACGCCTCCGGTCCGCAAGCACTCCGAACACCTGTTCTTCAAGCTGTCGCGGCACGAGGACTTCCTCCAGGACGTGCTGCGCAAGCCAGGCTTCATCCATCCGGGCCTGGCGACCCAACTCCAGGGCTTCTTCGAGAAGGGCCTGTCGGACTGGGACATCAGCCGCGACGGGCCGTACTTCGGCTTCGCCATTCCGGGTGAGACGGACAAGTACTTCTACGTCTGGTTGGACGCGCCCATCGGGTACATCGCCACCACGGAGAAGTGGGCGAAGGAGACGGGCAAGGCGAAGAGCGCGCTGGACTACTGGAGCGCGGACGCGGACACCCGCATCATCCACTTCATCGGCAAGGACATCGTCTACTTCCACGCGCTGTTCTGGCCGGCCGTGCTCAACGTCGCGGGCTTCCACATCCCCAGCGAAATCAAGGTCCACGGCCACCTGATGTTGAACGGCGAGAAGATGTCGAAGACTCGCGGCACCATGGTGCCAGTGCGCGACTACCTGGACCAGTTGGACCCCAGCTACTTGCGCTACTTCTACGCGGCCAACCTGGGCCCGGGGGTGGAGGACCTGGACCTCAACCTCAAGGACTTCCGCCAGCGCGTGAATGGCGAGCTGGTCAACAACGTGGGCAACCTGGCCAACCGCGCCCTGTCGCTGCTGGCCGGTCCGCTGGAGAAGCGTCTCGCGCCCGGCCGTGCCGAGGGCCCGGGCCGCGAGTTGGTGGAGGCCGCGCTCGCCCGCGTGCCGGAGGTTCGCGACGCGTTCGACAAGCTGGAGTACCGGTCCGCCATCCGCGTCATCACCGAGATTGCGTCGGCCGCGAACGGCTTCCTCCAGACGGCCGCGCCGTGGGCCCAGGTGAAGAAGGACGCGGAGGTCGCTCGCGCGGACCTGTCCGACGCCGCGGACGTGGCCTACCTCCTGGGCGCGCTGCTCGCCCCGGTGACACCGCGCCTGTCCGAGAAGCTCTTCGCTCAGCTCGGCGCCGAGCCGCTGACGTTCCAGGCCCTGGAGGGCGCGAAGTACCCGCTGTTGGATCGCAGCCGTCCCATCGGCACGCCCGAGCCGCTGCTGCCGCGGCTGGAGGAGGAGCGCGTCAACGCCATCATCAAGCTACCGGAAGGCGCCGCTGCGCCGCAGGCCGCGGAGGCCAGGCCGGCCAAGGGCGCCAAGACGGAGAAGAAGCCCGCCGAGGCTCCCGCCGCGACGCAGGCGGCGGCTCCGAGCGCTGGCGCGGCCGAGTCGCCGGGTGAAATCGAGTACGACGACTTCGCCAAGGTGGTGCTGAAGGCGGGCAAGGTGCTGGCCGCGGAGAAGGTGCAGAAGGCAGACAAGCTGCTCAAGCTCACGGTGGACGTGGGCGAGGGGAGCCCGCGCACCATCGTCTCCGGCATCGCGGAGGCCTTCGCTCCCGAGGCGCTCACCGGGCGCAACGTGGTGGTGGTGGCCAACCTCAAGCCGCGCAAGCTCAAGGGCATCGAGTCGCGCGGCATGCTCCTGACGGCGGGGCCGGGCGGCAAGGAGCTGTCGCTGCTCGACCCGGGCGATGTGGCCCCTGGCAGCGAGGTGAAGTGA
- a CDS encoding NRDE family protein — MCTIIILRHIHPEWPLVLAANRDEFYARPATGPQVLLESPLAVGGRDEERGGTWMGVTHGGLFVGLTNQRGERGQGPAPRSRGEVVLKALQAGSVDAVDRYLDSLPGDEFMPFNLLYGDAQRLRVAYARRTDRQLRREDVPPGVHVLPNDVLNAPELPKVERARLLTTEVAKKPWPELAEGLKAVLADPTLPTEELIPPPGAGEDLPRDFLQRLQALCIHTPLYGTRSSAVVALAPGRVGHYLASDTPPCQGPWKDVTGLLTGPTE; from the coding sequence ATGTGCACCATCATCATCCTGCGCCACATCCACCCCGAATGGCCGCTGGTGCTCGCGGCCAACCGGGACGAGTTCTACGCCCGCCCTGCGACTGGCCCCCAAGTGCTTCTGGAGTCCCCGCTCGCCGTGGGCGGCCGGGATGAGGAACGCGGTGGGACGTGGATGGGTGTAACCCACGGCGGTTTGTTCGTCGGCCTGACGAACCAGCGGGGCGAGCGAGGCCAGGGTCCGGCCCCCCGCTCGCGGGGCGAGGTGGTGCTCAAGGCCCTCCAGGCCGGCAGCGTGGACGCCGTGGACCGGTACCTAGATTCCCTGCCAGGGGATGAGTTCATGCCCTTCAACCTGCTCTATGGGGACGCCCAGCGACTGCGCGTGGCCTACGCCCGGAGGACGGACCGGCAGTTGCGGCGGGAGGATGTCCCCCCGGGGGTCCATGTCCTGCCCAATGACGTGCTGAATGCCCCGGAGCTGCCCAAGGTGGAACGGGCCCGGCTGCTGACCACCGAGGTGGCGAAGAAGCCCTGGCCGGAGCTGGCGGAGGGCTTGAAGGCGGTGCTGGCCGACCCGACCCTCCCCACCGAGGAGCTGATTCCGCCCCCGGGCGCCGGTGAGGACCTGCCCCGCGACTTCCTGCAACGGCTCCAGGCGCTCTGCATCCACACGCCGCTCTACGGGACGCGCTCGTCCGCCGTGGTGGCGCTGGCGCCGGGGCGCGTCGGGCACTACCTCGCCTCGGACACGCCGCCCTGCCAGGGACCCTGGAAGGATGTCACGGGCCTGCTGACCGGGCCCACCGAGTGA
- the holA gene encoding DNA polymerase III subunit delta — MSASEMDDVLASVKGGKVAPVYLLVGEEFLVRKGADELVKLLVPDAAMGLNLAVLDAGSPREVAQELATLPLFPGRKVVLVRDPEFLAPKKGRGDALGKAREAWKAGKRKEGARRLLALAARAGWGVDQLDPSTPGAPSVEKWKDELNVELADVDVAFLKEAAAFCREERISAPEGDASALLDLIQKGVPAGHALVLAASDMDAKNPLVKLAHDKGYVVERKVAARHKDLDLTDIAKEFLAPFKKKLGPGALDELKERIGGNIRLLQSELEKLATYSEGPAIERADVAALVHHAREEEFFELSEALQKRDFGGALSYANDAMGQGTHALQLLGAVASIVRGLLESHEWLWRYAGGNPPRTAKDVEARVFPRLEAELKGSKRKMPNAWALTFSMKAAAGYERRELLGALVACAEADLALKSSANGRLVIERLLATVCVRQHGAGY; from the coding sequence ATGAGCGCCAGTGAGATGGATGACGTGCTGGCGAGCGTGAAGGGGGGCAAGGTCGCCCCGGTGTACCTCTTGGTGGGCGAGGAATTCCTGGTCCGCAAGGGCGCTGACGAGCTGGTGAAGCTGCTCGTCCCCGACGCGGCCATGGGCCTCAACCTGGCCGTGTTGGACGCGGGCAGCCCGCGCGAGGTGGCGCAGGAGCTGGCCACGCTGCCGCTGTTCCCCGGCCGCAAGGTGGTGCTGGTCCGCGACCCGGAGTTCCTGGCGCCCAAGAAGGGGCGAGGGGACGCGCTGGGCAAGGCACGCGAGGCGTGGAAGGCGGGCAAGCGAAAGGAGGGCGCGCGGCGACTGTTGGCGCTGGCGGCCCGTGCTGGCTGGGGCGTGGACCAGTTGGACCCGAGCACGCCCGGGGCTCCGTCGGTGGAGAAGTGGAAGGACGAGCTCAACGTCGAGCTGGCCGACGTGGACGTGGCCTTCCTCAAGGAGGCGGCCGCCTTCTGCCGCGAGGAGCGCATCTCCGCGCCCGAGGGGGATGCCTCGGCGCTGCTGGACCTCATCCAGAAGGGCGTGCCGGCGGGCCATGCGCTGGTGCTGGCCGCGTCCGACATGGACGCCAAGAATCCGCTGGTGAAGCTGGCCCACGACAAGGGCTACGTCGTCGAGCGGAAGGTGGCGGCGCGTCACAAGGACCTGGACCTGACGGACATCGCCAAGGAGTTCCTGGCGCCCTTCAAGAAGAAGCTGGGCCCCGGTGCGCTGGACGAACTCAAGGAGCGCATTGGCGGGAACATCCGCCTGCTCCAGTCGGAACTGGAGAAGCTGGCCACGTATTCGGAAGGGCCCGCCATTGAGCGGGCGGACGTGGCCGCGCTGGTCCACCACGCGCGCGAGGAGGAGTTCTTCGAGCTGTCCGAGGCGCTCCAGAAGCGCGACTTCGGCGGGGCGCTGTCCTACGCGAATGACGCCATGGGGCAGGGGACGCACGCGTTGCAGTTGCTGGGCGCGGTCGCCTCCATCGTTCGGGGCCTGCTGGAGAGCCATGAGTGGCTGTGGCGCTATGCGGGAGGCAATCCGCCTCGCACCGCGAAGGACGTGGAGGCGCGCGTCTTCCCCCGGCTGGAAGCGGAGCTGAAGGGCAGCAAGCGGAAGATGCCCAACGCGTGGGCGCTCACGTTCAGCATGAAGGCCGCGGCGGGTTATGAGCGGCGGGAGCTGCTGGGCGCGCTGGTGGCCTGCGCAGAGGCGGACCTGGCGCTGAAGTCGTCGGCGAACGGCCGGCTGGTCATCGAGCGGCTGCTGGCCACGGTGTGTGTGCGCCAGCACGGCGCGGGTTATTAG
- the holB gene encoding DNA polymerase III subunit delta', translated as MTLATVLGQPRAVDALQAALRSGAVHHAYLFAGPEGVGKELAAVGLAQALTCPEQPDVGCGACASCQRVERGLHPDVTWVMPDDERVSRGLAGRSDFTGTPSRELRVEQVRQLQERIALRGLESRRKVALIVSAQTMNVQAQNAFLKTLEEPPSDTTIILVASAIDRLLPTIRSRCGKVHFGPLPVDMVAQRVAEARKLDAETAMLAAVMAGGSLGRAMALDVDALSRRKDTLTAFEALRGEDAVGLLRFAEAHGGSREEAESTLELLALWTRDVALVKSGLESGLANRDMVDLARQVAARTSDILLHRRHSLLDAARAAIARNGAPRLQLERMLIDLFTEASR; from the coding sequence ATGACGCTCGCAACGGTACTGGGACAGCCTCGCGCGGTGGACGCCCTCCAGGCGGCCCTGCGCAGCGGCGCGGTCCACCACGCGTACCTCTTCGCCGGGCCAGAAGGGGTGGGCAAGGAGCTGGCGGCCGTCGGGCTGGCCCAGGCCCTCACGTGCCCCGAGCAGCCAGACGTGGGCTGCGGCGCCTGCGCGAGCTGCCAGCGGGTGGAGAGGGGCCTCCACCCGGACGTCACCTGGGTGATGCCTGACGATGAACGGGTGTCCCGGGGGCTGGCGGGTCGGTCCGACTTCACTGGGACGCCCAGCCGGGAGCTACGCGTGGAGCAGGTGCGCCAGCTCCAGGAGCGCATCGCCCTTCGCGGCCTGGAGTCGCGCCGCAAGGTGGCGCTCATCGTCTCCGCCCAGACCATGAACGTGCAGGCGCAGAACGCGTTCCTCAAGACGCTGGAGGAGCCGCCTTCGGACACCACGATCATCCTGGTGGCCAGCGCGATTGACCGCCTGCTGCCCACCATTCGCAGCCGGTGCGGAAAGGTGCACTTCGGCCCACTGCCGGTGGACATGGTGGCCCAGCGCGTGGCGGAGGCGCGCAAGCTGGACGCGGAGACGGCCATGCTCGCGGCCGTCATGGCGGGCGGCAGCCTGGGCCGGGCCATGGCGCTGGACGTGGACGCGCTGTCGCGGCGCAAGGACACCCTCACCGCCTTCGAGGCCCTGCGCGGCGAGGACGCCGTCGGCCTGCTGCGCTTCGCGGAGGCCCATGGCGGCTCGCGCGAGGAGGCGGAGAGCACCCTGGAGCTGCTGGCGCTGTGGACGCGCGACGTGGCGCTGGTGAAGTCAGGCCTGGAGTCGGGGCTGGCCAACCGCGACATGGTGGACCTGGCCCGGCAGGTGGCGGCCCGCACGTCCGACATCCTCCTGCACCGCCGGCATTCGCTGCTGGATGCGGCGCGGGCGGCCATTGCCCGGAACGGTGCGCCCCGGCTCCAACTGGAGCGGATGCTCATCGACCTGTTCACGGAGGCGTCGCGATGA